DNA from Geobacter sulfurreducens PCA:
ACTCAATTGCCTAAGAGGCTAGCCTCTTTTGCGGTGATCGCATTACTTCTTCTTGCGTTTCCAACCCTCTCGCGAGCAGTAATTTGGTCAAATTCAGAAGTTTTCTGGCGTGAGACAATAGAAAAGTCTCCCGAATTTCCCCGAAGTTACGTCGGTTATGCGGCAGAGCTAATAAAGCTAAGGCGGTATGATGAGGCTGAACAGAACCTGAAGCGCGCTCTTGACATGAAATATGAGACATATTTTGTATGGCAGAATCTGGCAACTATTTATCAGGAGCGCGGTGATCATTCTCAATACGAGAATGCCATGTTGCGCGCAATCTCACTCTCCAAAACACCGACAGAGTTATACATAAAGCTGATCCAGAATCTCCTTTGGCACGGAACTAAGAGCGAAAACTCCCGGAAAGCCTACCAAAAAGCTGCAAACTATTATCTGCTCGCGTATGAGAAGGATAAGAATTTCGGAGAAGGTTTATATAATGCGGCCAAACTCTATTTGATCCTTGGTGATCAACGCAAGGCACGTTGTTATTTCGAGCTCTTTCTGGCTCATCCGGGAGACAGCCTTTATAGGCCAGCTGCCAGGAAAATGCTGGATAAAATAGTAACACATGATAATCTTGGTGGAGCTGCCATATGACACAAATAATCGTACTGTCTGTCAAAGGTATTATAAGGGATAGAGTGCTGCATGGAGTAGGTATAGTTTCGTTGTTTTTACTCTTTATCCCCTCCCTTAGCTCACTGTCCATGCGACAGGTGGCTGAATTATCAATAACACTTTCGCTTTCATTCATATCATTCCTGCTGGTTGTGTTGTCAATCTTTCTTGGCGGAACTCAACTGTGGAAGGATATCGAACGGCGCTACACTTTCAGCGTTCTGAGTCTTCCCGTCAGCCGGACCAGTTACCTGCTTGGGAAATATGCGGCGGTGGCATGCTTTATTGCTACAGTCTGCGGTATTCTGCTGTGTGCATCACTCGCCGTCATCATGATCTCCTCAACCACGCATGCGCCTGATCGGCCTGTGGCCTGGGATGCCATCGTATTGTGCGTTCTATTCGACGCCATGAAAGCACTTCTTCTTGTTGCGTTCGCTTTCCTGTTCTCGACGGTGAGCACCTCGCTCTTTCTTCCTATCTTCGGAACCATCGCTATATATTTTGCCGGTAATGCCAGCCAGCAGGTCTATGAGTACATTACGGCCGGCGGGGGACAGCAGCTTCCAGAGATTATGAGGCTAACGACCAAGATCCTGTACTACGTTCTCCCAAATCTGAGTGCCTTTGACCTGAAAACTTACGCCATTTATTCCGTGCCTCTTGACCTGCAGGGACTTGCCACCACTAGCGCTTACTTCGTTGTTTACACAGCGATTGTCCTCCTCTGCGCCTCCATGATCTTCAGCCGCAAGGAAATGAACTGATGAAAGGGAAGGCGCTGGCACTACTGCTGCTCATTGGTTTGTACGGCGTTGTCATGGTGCCGTTCACCGACCACATGAGGGGGCGTCCCTTTGTGGAAAAACTGGGATACCTCCCGGCGAGCGATGCCCTCAAGGTGCTTGTTGCCGATCAGAAGCAGTCTGTTGGGGCTTCGCTCATTATGAAGGTCATGATGTATTTTGGCGGCAAGGTGAGCGGTGGCAACCTGAAAGTTACGACTGACGTCGACTACAAGGCCATGTCGAGGACTGTCCATGCCGCTCTTAAGCTTGACCCGTACAATATGGATGGATATTACTTTGCTCAGGCAATTTTGGTATGGGATGTAAAGCAATATCGTCTTGCCAATGATCTGTTGGAATACGGGATGAAGTACCGCACTTGGGACTGGTATCTGCCTTTTTTTGCCGGGTTTAACTATGCATTTTTCCTGAAGGATTACCCTAATGCCGCCAGAATGTACATGCGAGCCGGAGATCTGTCCGGTGAACCTCTGTTCAAGAAACTGGCCGGGCGGTACCTGCAGCAATCAGGTCAGACTGAAATAGCAATCGCGTATCTGACGACCATGGAGAAGGGGGCACGGGATAAAGCGGTCAAGGAGTCATTTCGTATTCGGCTCACCGCGTTTAGACGTGTCTTGTTGATCGAGAAAGCCCGTGACGGGTTTATTGCCGAACATGGCAGGCTTCCGTCAAGTGTGGAGGAGATGTTAGCGAAGGGATACCTGAAATCAATCCCTGCAGATCCCTATGGTGGCAAGTTCTACCTTGAGCCCACCGGGGATGTGAGCACTACCAGCAAATTTGCATTTGCAGGAGTTCAGAATAACTGAAGAGGGGAATTTCATGGGTACGTTCATCAATGGTGAGACAGCAGGTGCGTCTGCTATTGCAATAGACAGCATCTCTAAGACCTATATCGGTAAAAAGAGAGTTCGAGTTGAAGCGCTGAAAGATGTTTCACTGACAGTGGGGCTCGGCGAGGTCTTTGGTTTCCTTGGGCCGAACGGCGCGGGGAAGAGCACCACTATTAAGTGCCTTGTGGGCCTCATGCGTCCAACAAAGGGAACTGCTACGATAATGGGAGAAAGCATCCCATCAATTGCTTCACGGCGCAACATCGGGTATTTGCCCGAAAATCCCTCGTTCTATGATTACCTCTCTGCGGAGGAGTATATACGCTTTGTTGGGTCGGCATTCCAGATGCCGGCCGACGAATTGACTCGGAAGAGCGAGGAAGTTCTTAAGCTGCTTGAGCTTTGGGATGCCCGCAAACGTCCAATCCGGAGCTATAGTAAAGGAATGGTCCAGCGCGTTGGTCTGGCCCAAGTGCTCGTTCACGATCCTGATGTGTATATCCTGGATGAGCCCATGAGCGGACTTGACCCTTTGGGGCGTTCGCTGGTGAAGGAGATTATCAGTGACCTGAAGAGGCGGGGGAAAACGGTATTTTTCAGCACTCATATTATTGATGATGTTGAAAAGATTTGCGACCGCGTCGGGATTATTTCCGGTGGGGTTTTGAAAAGCGTCGAGCATGTTGACAGAATATTGGAACAAGGAGTGACGGGCTACACAATAACAGCCCAGAATGACAAAGGAGAAACTCTAATCCTTTCTGTAGATCGTGACGGATTGGGTGACAAGCTGACATCCTTGGCCACGGTAGGTTGTACTGTGTCTCTCATAGAACCTGTCAGAAAAAATCTCGAGAGATTTTTTCTCGACATCATTAAAGAGTCTAACGGGCCGGAATGATTGTGAGCTTCCAAGCATTTCTAAGGATCTGTCGTCCTCTCCAATGGCTCAAGAACCTAATGCTCTTTTTCCCTCCCTTCCTTTCCGGGACAATCTTTACCCCGGAAGTCGCAGTCAAGGGGATACCTGCTTTCAGTGCCTTTTGTCTCGCCTCCAGCGCCGGCTACATACTCAATGACATTATGGATAGTGAGCAGGACCGGCTCCATCCGACGAAGCGGTTCCGTCCCCTGCCTTCCGGTGTAGTGAGTCCTGCCGTGGCAACTGCCCTTGCCGGTTTTCTGGTGTTAGCAGGAATCGGGGTTGCGGCAATAACCCAGTCCCCGCGCTTTTTGTTGTTCCTGCTGCTCTATCTCCTGGTCACGGCAATTTATTCCCTTAAGGTCAAAGATATACCCCTTCTTGACGTGTTTTGTGTGGCAACAGGTTTCATCATCCGCCTTGAGGCCGGTGGCGAGGCTTTTGCAGTACCGATATCGAGCTGGCTCTTCCTCAGTGTGTTTCTCCTGGCGCTCTTCCTGAGCATCGGCAAACGCCTTACCGAGAAGCACAACCTGGGAGACGGGGCAGGACTCCATCGCAAGAGTCTGGCCGGCTACCCCGACGGTTTTTTGGAGGGAGCCATGTATTTGACGGGAGGGGCGGTACTTGTCACGTACAGCATGTACACCCTTTCCCGTAGTCATTTGTTTTATACCGTTCCTCTCTGCTGTTTCGGGCTCTTACGGTATATTTTGAGGGTGAAATCAGGTCAGAGCGGGGATCCGACCGAATCGCTCTTGAAAGACATCCCGCTGCTGCTGGTAAGCTTGGCCTGGGCTGCCATCATCGGCTGGCGCCTCTATTTCTAGGAGTTCAATGCGGACTGCGTTGCTACAAAACCTTTTCAGCCTTTTCCCCTTTGACCTGCACGGGGACTGCGATGTGCCGCCGGCGCGGGACGGTATCAGGGTGTCCTGCATCATCAATTTCTACGGGCGCCTGAACGTTCTTGCCGGTATTCTCTGGTCCCTTGCCCAGCAGGATTTCCCTCGGTCGGCCTTTGAGGTGATCTTGGTCGAAGATCGCGGAGGCAGCGATGAGGGGAGGGCGCTGGCCGAGGAATTTTCCTCACGCTTGCCCATTGTCTATGCTCCTCTCGACAAACAGTATGGCCTCATGGGGTACTCAAGAAACTTCGGGCTTGAGCGATCGCGGGGAGAATTCATTCTTTTTCTCGACGATGACACCATAATCCTGCAGGACGATTTTCTGAAAACAATGGTGGCCTATTTTGACGCGCAGCCCGGCGTTTCGGCCATAATGCCCCACGGCGAGGCCAGTTTCGCCTTTGTGGACGACCGCTATGATTTTCACGACCCGTTTTTCATGACGAGCCGTTGCACGGCCTATCGCCGCACAGTGCTTGCCTCTCTGGGCGGGTTCATGTCGTCATTCATCGGCCAGGAGGATGTTGAGTTCGTCATCCGTTTCCATGCGGCCGGCAATCGTTGCGCTGCCGTACCGCAACTGGCCTACCGGCATCCGCCGCTCTATGTCACGAACCTCGGCAAACCAATGGCGGTGGGGTCTTCTTTTTATGGGATCAGAAAACGCTATCCGTTGGTTACATGGTTATTGGCGGTGGTCAACTGTTCACGTCATCTGCCGCTGGTGCTGGCGCCATCACGCAAGTACCGGGAAATGGGTCGCTTTGGGCTCGGATTTCTGTGGGGTGTGCTGACGGCCCCCTTTCGCAGCGGTAGCCTTAACTATCGATAGGTCATGCAGATGAACCCAGGGACAGGGAGTCAGGCACAAGAAGAGATCATTATCGAGGCGGGGCGGACTGAAGTCCGCTACTGGAGCGATGTCTGGCGCTATCGTGAGCTGTTTTACTTCCTGGCTTGGCGCGACATTCTCGTCCGGTACAAGCAGACGGCCATCGGCATTGCATGGAGCGTACTGCGTCCTCTGGCGACCATGGTTGTCTTTACGCTTGTCTTTGGGACATTTGCCGGTCTTCCCTCTCAGGGTGCACCCTACCCGGTCATGGTTTTCGCTGCCATGCTCCCCTGGCAATTCTTTGCCACAGCCCTCGCCGAATGCAGCAATTCGCTGGTAGTCAACAGCAACCTACTTTCAAAGGTCTACTTCCCCCGACTGATTGTTCCCTCAAGCGCAATCATTGTCTGCGTCGTGGATTTCGTCATCTCGCTTGTCCTGCTTTTCCTGCTCATGAGTTGGTATGGCGTGTGGCCTGACTGGCGTATGCTGACGCTGCCGCTGTTTTCCTTGCTGGCGCTGCTCTGTGCTCTAGGGAGCGGTTTGTGGCTGGCTGCCCTCAATGTCAAATACCGCGATTTCCGCTACGTGGTGCCCTTTATCGTGCAGTTCGGCCTTTATATCTCGCCGGTGGGGTTCAGCAGTTCAGTGGTGCCGGAGCGCTGGCGACTGATCTATTCGCTGAATCCCATGGTGGGCGTGATCGACGGGTTTCGCTGGGCGATTCTTGGTGAAGGGCAGAAACTGAGCTGGGACGGGCTTGCATTGGCGGTCGCCGGCACTGCCGTACTTCTCGTGTTTGGCATTCGATACTTCAGACAAACCGAACGTGCCTTCGCCGATATTATCTGAGAAACTATGAGCAACGTCATTTCGGTCGAGAACCTCGGTAAAAAATACCTCATCAGCCACCAGGGCAGGGAACCCTACACGGCCCTACGCGACGTGCTTACCGATGGGGCGCGTGCGTTCTACCGCCGGTTGTTTTCGCCCGGAACGAGCCAAGCGGACGCACAGGCCGAGGAGTTTTGGGCGCTGAAGGATGTTTCGTTCGAGGTGAAGCAGGGTGATCGAATTGGTATCATCGGCCGCAACGGGGCTGGGAAGTCGACGCTGCTCAAGATACTGAGCCGTATTACCGAGCCGACAGAGGGGCGCGTCAGGATCAGGGGACGGGTAGCGAGCCTTCTGGAAGTTGGGACCGGCTTTCACCCTGAACTAACCGGACGGGAAAATATTTTTCTGAACGGGGCCATACTCGGTATGAACCGGGCGGAGATCGCCCGCAAGTTTGATGAGATTGTTGCTTTTGCGGAGATTGAGAAGTTTCTCGATACGCCGGTGAAGAGATATTCTTCGGGGATGTACGTACGGCTGGCTTTCGCCGTGGCGGCGCATCTGGAACCAGAGATCCTAATTGTTGATGAGGTGCTGGCGGTAGGGGATGCACAGTTTCAAAATAAATGTCTTGGCAAGATGGAGGATGTATCGACAAAAGAAGGTAGGACGGTGCTGTTTGTAAGTCATAATATGGGGGCTATCGACCGATTGTGTACTCGGGCGGTTCTGCTCGAAAGGGGGCGGGTCCGTCTCGCCGACTTCACAAAGCCCGTGATTCAGATGTACTTGGACAAGGCGAAGAACGCGATATCTGCCTGGAGCTGCTCAACATCAATTCCTGACTTTGATGGGATCTTTTTCGAATCAATTAGCATCGTCAACAAGGACAGAAAGATTGCAGAGGTTTTGCCCTCTAATGAACCATTCTCGATTACCCTTGTGGTCAATGCCACCGCTTCGCTAAAGGGAGTGCAGATCGCCATCAGAATAACCAACGAGCAAGGGATTCCAATTCTCACCACAACCAACTGTGATAAGGCAGGAAAGCTGCAGGAGATCAGCAGGGGGAGGTACCGGTACACAGTTTCTCTTCCGGCAAGTTTTCTGCCACCTGGGTATTACACGCTGATTGTTGCCTCCTTTGTCCCCGGTGAAAAGCTGTTCGACGGCGTTGAAGACAAGCTTGGGTTTTGCATCGATGATATGGGCTCGCTTGCGACTCTGATGAAGGATGGTCGGCTAGGAGTTGTGACCCCCCTGATGCCTTGGGACGAGGTTCGTTTATGACTGGCATCGTCACTGCAAATTGGTGGACCTCACTGATATACCGGGTGTTTGTCCGAACA
Protein-coding regions in this window:
- a CDS encoding ABC transporter permease, whose amino-acid sequence is MTQIIVLSVKGIIRDRVLHGVGIVSLFLLFIPSLSSLSMRQVAELSITLSLSFISFLLVVLSIFLGGTQLWKDIERRYTFSVLSLPVSRTSYLLGKYAAVACFIATVCGILLCASLAVIMISSTTHAPDRPVAWDAIVLCVLFDAMKALLLVAFAFLFSTVSTSLFLPIFGTIAIYFAGNASQQVYEYITAGGGQQLPEIMRLTTKILYYVLPNLSAFDLKTYAIYSVPLDLQGLATTSAYFVVYTAIVLLCASMIFSRKEMN
- a CDS encoding ABC transporter ATP-binding protein: MGTFINGETAGASAIAIDSISKTYIGKKRVRVEALKDVSLTVGLGEVFGFLGPNGAGKSTTIKCLVGLMRPTKGTATIMGESIPSIASRRNIGYLPENPSFYDYLSAEEYIRFVGSAFQMPADELTRKSEEVLKLLELWDARKRPIRSYSKGMVQRVGLAQVLVHDPDVYILDEPMSGLDPLGRSLVKEIISDLKRRGKTVFFSTHIIDDVEKICDRVGIISGGVLKSVEHVDRILEQGVTGYTITAQNDKGETLILSVDRDGLGDKLTSLATVGCTVSLIEPVRKNLERFFLDIIKESNGPE
- a CDS encoding decaprenyl-phosphate phosphoribosyltransferase, which encodes MIVSFQAFLRICRPLQWLKNLMLFFPPFLSGTIFTPEVAVKGIPAFSAFCLASSAGYILNDIMDSEQDRLHPTKRFRPLPSGVVSPAVATALAGFLVLAGIGVAAITQSPRFLLFLLLYLLVTAIYSLKVKDIPLLDVFCVATGFIIRLEAGGEAFAVPISSWLFLSVFLLALFLSIGKRLTEKHNLGDGAGLHRKSLAGYPDGFLEGAMYLTGGAVLVTYSMYTLSRSHLFYTVPLCCFGLLRYILRVKSGQSGDPTESLLKDIPLLLVSLAWAAIIGWRLYF
- a CDS encoding glycosyltransferase, giving the protein MSCIINFYGRLNVLAGILWSLAQQDFPRSAFEVILVEDRGGSDEGRALAEEFSSRLPIVYAPLDKQYGLMGYSRNFGLERSRGEFILFLDDDTIILQDDFLKTMVAYFDAQPGVSAIMPHGEASFAFVDDRYDFHDPFFMTSRCTAYRRTVLASLGGFMSSFIGQEDVEFVIRFHAAGNRCAAVPQLAYRHPPLYVTNLGKPMAVGSSFYGIRKRYPLVTWLLAVVNCSRHLPLVLAPSRKYREMGRFGLGFLWGVLTAPFRSGSLNYR
- a CDS encoding ABC transporter permease — translated: MQMNPGTGSQAQEEIIIEAGRTEVRYWSDVWRYRELFYFLAWRDILVRYKQTAIGIAWSVLRPLATMVVFTLVFGTFAGLPSQGAPYPVMVFAAMLPWQFFATALAECSNSLVVNSNLLSKVYFPRLIVPSSAIIVCVVDFVISLVLLFLLMSWYGVWPDWRMLTLPLFSLLALLCALGSGLWLAALNVKYRDFRYVVPFIVQFGLYISPVGFSSSVVPERWRLIYSLNPMVGVIDGFRWAILGEGQKLSWDGLALAVAGTAVLLVFGIRYFRQTERAFADII
- a CDS encoding ABC transporter ATP-binding protein, which produces MSNVISVENLGKKYLISHQGREPYTALRDVLTDGARAFYRRLFSPGTSQADAQAEEFWALKDVSFEVKQGDRIGIIGRNGAGKSTLLKILSRITEPTEGRVRIRGRVASLLEVGTGFHPELTGRENIFLNGAILGMNRAEIARKFDEIVAFAEIEKFLDTPVKRYSSGMYVRLAFAVAAHLEPEILIVDEVLAVGDAQFQNKCLGKMEDVSTKEGRTVLFVSHNMGAIDRLCTRAVLLERGRVRLADFTKPVIQMYLDKAKNAISAWSCSTSIPDFDGIFFESISIVNKDRKIAEVLPSNEPFSITLVVNATASLKGVQIAIRITNEQGIPILTTTNCDKAGKLQEISRGRYRYTVSLPASFLPPGYYTLIVASFVPGEKLFDGVEDKLGFCIDDMGSLATLMKDGRLGVVTPLMPWDEVRL